In Nocardia sp. NBC_00403, the DNA window GCGAATACGTCGCCGATGCACTTGCGCGGCCCGGCACCGAAATGCACCATCGCCTCCCTCTGGATCTCGGCGACCCGCTCTCGTCCCCATCGGTCCGGATCGAACTTGTCGGGATCCTGGAACAGTCGTGGATCGCGCAGCACGATATAGGGACTGAACATCACCGAAGCACCCTTCGGGATCAGATGACCATCCAGATCCACATCCTCGATGGCAACCCGAGTCAAGATCCAGGCGGGCGGGTAATACCGCAGCGCTTCGCTGATCACTTGCGCGGTGTAGGTGAGCCGGCTCGCGTCCGCATACTCCGCGGGCCTGCCACCGAGCACCTCGTCCACCTCCGCATGTAGCCGTGCCTCGATATCCGGATGCTCGGTCAACAAGTGGAAGACGAATGCGAGTGTTGCGGCGGTGGTTTCGGTGCCGGCAACCAGGATCGAGGCGACCTGATCGTGAATCTCCTGATCCGACAGCATGTTTCCGGACTCGTCCTGCGCCTGCATCAGCATGCCGAGCAGGTCGTTGCGCGGGGTGTCGACGCTGCGATAGTCGGCGATCACTTTGTCGATCATCGGGTGCAATCGCGTGAGGATCGCCGAATATTCACGATTGCGCGGCAACGGTAGCTTGTTCAATGCGGGCAGCGGCGTCACCAGCCGCTGGTACAGCAGCTCGAACAAGCGCGGCATGCTGTGCTGCATTTCCTCGACCAGATCGTTTCCCACATCGGAGGAGATCAGCGTTTTGGCCGTTACCGCGAGTGTCAGCGCGCTCATCTCCGCGCGGACGTCGACGGTCTGACCGGTACGCCAGGCGCCGGTCCGTTCGACGATCTGCTCACGCATGATCTCCGAGTACTCCGCGATCCGCTCCCGATGGAACGCGGGTTGCATCATCAGCCGCTGCCGTCGGTGCATATCGCCCTCGGAGCTGATCAGGCCGTAGCCCAACAGATCTCGGCCCCCCTCGATCGCCGCACCCTTGTTGAACTGACGGTGCTTTGCGACCAATACCCCACGAACCAACTCCGCGGAATTGAGCACATACGCGCTCTGCGGTCCGAGCTTGATTCGGACGATGTCACCGTGTTCGCGCAACGATTCGAAGAATTCCAATGGCTCGTTGAGCAGCCGGAGCGCGTGTCCCAGAACGGGGAGTCCACCTGGTGCGGCAGCAATCGTGGGGGCAGTCATGGAAGTCTCCCGAGGAGGTTCGGATTCGGACGACGGCCTCGGTGAATCCAAAGCCGGCCAGCTGATTCTCAGTCGCTCATGACACCTGGCGCAGCAGCTGACGGGTTCCTTAACAGTCCATTAGTACTGCCGCCGGACTCGTGCACACCGCCGATCGCCATCGGCTGACGGCAGGGCGCCTATCGTCAGAGTGCCGGTTCGTGGTGTGCCCAAGGCGATTCGGATTCGAGTTGGGTGGCCAGGGCGAGGAGGGTGGGCTCGCTGCCCAGTCCGCCGATGAACTGCACACCCAGCGGAAGCCCGTGGGGGAGGCGATAGAGGGGGACGGACATGGCCGGGCGGCCGGTGATGTTCGCCAGCTGGGTGAATGGGACCGAGGCGAGATTGGCCAGGACGGTCTGTTTCCACGGGGTGGATTTGGTGAGCGGACCGGCGAGACCGAGCCGGAGGAATGCCGTGCCGAGAAACCGCAGCAGGGCGGGCGTGTCGAGTTGGCCGATGCGGATGGGCGGATGTCCGAGGGTTGGGGTGAGGAGTAGGTCGTAGTTCTCGTGGAACGCGGCCAAGGTTCGCGTGTAGTCGTTCCACCTGTGGTGGGCGGCTGCGTAGTCGGGCGCTTTCAGCGCGCGACCAGCGGCGGCGAGTAGGCGGGTGTCGAGTTCGAATTCGGTGGCGTGTGCGCCGGCTATGCGTTCGGCTTCGGCTGTGGTCGAGGCGATTTCGGTGTACCACATGGTGAGGAAGTCGGCGGCCATCCGCTGACCGTCGAGTTCGAATTCGACCGGTTCGACGTCGTGGCCGAGTCGGGTCAGTAATGCGACGGTGTGGTCGACGGCTGCGACGGACTCCGCGTGCACAGGTGTGTCGATCGGCGAGCGTGTCGTGTAACCGACGCGTAGTCGGGTCGGCGTCCGCCGCGCCAGCTCGCGATAGGACTCGTTCGGGCGTGCGGAGAGGTAGGGGCCGCCCGGATCGGGCCGGGTAGTCAGTATGTCGAGCATGAGCGCGGTGTCACGGACAGTGCGGGAGACCACGCCGTCGGTCGCCGCGCCGTGGAGGTATTCGGCGTGGCGTGGGCCGCAGGGCACCAGGCCGCGGCCCGGTTTCAGGCCGAAAAGTCCGCAGCAGGCCGCCGGGATCCGGATCGAGCCACCGCCGTCGTTCGCCCCGGCGACCGGCACGATCCCGGCCGCGACCGCTGCCGCGGAGCCGCCCGACGATCCGCCCGGCGTGTGGTCGAGGTGCCACGGGTTGCGGGTCGGTCCGTTCACCTCGGGTTCGGTGATCCCCTTGGCCCCGAATTCCGGAGTGTTGGTCTTGCCGAAGATCACCAGTCCAGCATCGAGCCAGCGCTCGACAACCGCGCTGTGGCCAGGGGCGACCTGATTGCGCAGTGCCCGCGAGCCACCCCCGGTGGGCAGACCGGCATAGTCCTGCATCAGGTCCTTGATGAGGAACGGCACCCCCGCCAGCGGTCCGCTGAGTTCCCCGCGGCTGCGGGTGCGCGCGATGTCGTACATCGGTCGCACGATCGCGTTGATCCGCCCGTTGACCTGTTCGGCGCGTTCGATTGCTACGTCGAGAAGCTCGGTAGGCGAAACCTCACGGCGGGCGACCAGCTCCGCTAGCCCCGTCGCGTCGAAGGACCGATATTCGGTGTATTTCACTGTTCCCCAACTGAATTCGAAGATGCCAGGTATTCGTCGAATCGTGCGACACGCTGGGTGTCCTCGAATATGCGCTGATAGACGATTCTTCCCCAACGGACGTGCGCCAGGATTATTGCGTGGTTCTGGTAGACAATGCGGCCGTCGGCGTCGATGGCCTCATCGGTGAACCGCGCGGTCATCAGCGTCCGCCACGGTGGTCCGGCAACGAGGACCTCGTGTAGTTCGCCGCGGATCCGCTCGGCGAGGAAGCGTTCGAAAAAGGCGCGGATCGCGGGCTTTCCGCGGTGCTGCCCCGACCACGAGTGGGTGCCGTCGAGCACGAGGGTGGCGTGGTCGGCGAAGGCGCGCAGCAGTGGCTCGGGGTTACCGGCCATCAGCCGACCGACGTTGTGGGCGAGGACGGTGCGCAACGTGAAAGCGTATGCGTGTGATGCGGCCTGTGCGCCGATTGCCGAGGCGAGCAATAGATTCCACGAAGGTTGGTGCTTCATACTGCGGCCTCTGTCGAACCGGTCGGCTCGACGACGATAACGCCGCCCGAGACGACGAGGTCAGGGTACTCGAGCAATTTGAACCGCTCGAGTGCGTTGCCGTTGACCGCGATGAGATCGGCAGGCGCGCCTGCGACGAGTTGACCGAGCGGTGCGAGCCCGAGATGTTCGCCTGCTCGCGCGGTGGCCGCCGACAGCACATCTGCGGGTGTCAGGGCTCCGCGTGCGGTGTGCAGCATCAGCTGCAGCTCGAAAGCGTCTATGCCCCAAGGCACGTCGGGATGGGCCAAGTCGGTGCCGTAGAGCAGCCGGACTCCTGCCTCGACGAGACGAACGGCGTTCTGGAAGACCCCCGTGGTTCGGGACTGGGTATCCAGGGTGCCGAGAACGCGTACGTCGGCGGCTGCCGCGCGGGCGATCAGGGCATCCGGAAGAAGGTCGCACGGCACATGCGCCCACTCGTCGACTCCGGCATCGAGCGCGAGTTCGGCACCGACGGGTCCACTGAGATGGGCCGACACGATCAGGCCGTTGGCGTGAGCTTCGGCGACTATCGCGGCGACCACTTCCCGGGAGAGCAGCGGCCACGGAGGTGGGGTCGTCGTCTCGTGCGCGGTCCATGGCGCTCCTGCGGACCCGCCCGGTTCCAGCCCG includes these proteins:
- a CDS encoding amidase, whose translation is MKYTEYRSFDATGLAELVARREVSPTELLDVAIERAEQVNGRINAIVRPMYDIARTRSRGELSGPLAGVPFLIKDLMQDYAGLPTGGGSRALRNQVAPGHSAVVERWLDAGLVIFGKTNTPEFGAKGITEPEVNGPTRNPWHLDHTPGGSSGGSAAAVAAGIVPVAGANDGGGSIRIPAACCGLFGLKPGRGLVPCGPRHAEYLHGAATDGVVSRTVRDTALMLDILTTRPDPGGPYLSARPNESYRELARRTPTRLRVGYTTRSPIDTPVHAESVAAVDHTVALLTRLGHDVEPVEFELDGQRMAADFLTMWYTEIASTTAEAERIAGAHATEFELDTRLLAAAGRALKAPDYAAAHHRWNDYTRTLAAFHENYDLLLTPTLGHPPIRIGQLDTPALLRFLGTAFLRLGLAGPLTKSTPWKQTVLANLASVPFTQLANITGRPAMSVPLYRLPHGLPLGVQFIGGLGSEPTLLALATQLESESPWAHHEPAL
- a CDS encoding nuclear transport factor 2 family protein, giving the protein MKHQPSWNLLLASAIGAQAASHAYAFTLRTVLAHNVGRLMAGNPEPLLRAFADHATLVLDGTHSWSGQHRGKPAIRAFFERFLAERIRGELHEVLVAGPPWRTLMTARFTDEAIDADGRIVYQNHAIILAHVRWGRIVYQRIFEDTQRVARFDEYLASSNSVGEQ
- a CDS encoding cytochrome P450, which codes for MTAPTIAAAPGGLPVLGHALRLLNEPLEFFESLREHGDIVRIKLGPQSAYVLNSAELVRGVLVAKHRQFNKGAAIEGGRDLLGYGLISSEGDMHRRQRLMMQPAFHRERIAEYSEIMREQIVERTGAWRTGQTVDVRAEMSALTLAVTAKTLISSDVGNDLVEEMQHSMPRLFELLYQRLVTPLPALNKLPLPRNREYSAILTRLHPMIDKVIADYRSVDTPRNDLLGMLMQAQDESGNMLSDQEIHDQVASILVAGTETTAATLAFVFHLLTEHPDIEARLHAEVDEVLGGRPAEYADASRLTYTAQVISEALRYYPPAWILTRVAIEDVDLDGHLIPKGASVMFSPYIVLRDPRLFQDPDKFDPDRWGRERVAEIQREAMVHFGAGPRKCIGDVFAVVEATLALATMATGWRLVAAPGAVLDMVAATTLTPRNLFLTLEKRRS
- a CDS encoding amidohydrolase family protein; the encoded protein is MTNDHDYVIAADLVFDGRQVLARHAVAIEGDRITAVAPADQLIGRGRTIDIAGTLLPGFIDLHAHVLLDRTPPDTVLRHGITTVRDTGGPLVRPSGGDGRLRVLAAGPILTAPGGYPIPVFGKDVALEVPDIATARAAVGQLVDGGAALIKIGLEPGGSAGAPWTAHETTTPPPWPLLSREVVAAIVAEAHANGLIVSAHLSGPVGAELALDAGVDEWAHVPCDLLPDALIARAAAADVRVLGTLDTQSRTTGVFQNAVRLVEAGVRLLYGTDLAHPDVPWGIDAFELQLMLHTARGALTPADVLSAATARAGEHLGLAPLGQLVAGAPADLIAVNGNALERFKLLEYPDLVVSGGVIVVEPTGSTEAAV